A region from the Coffea eugenioides isolate CCC68of chromosome 9, Ceug_1.0, whole genome shotgun sequence genome encodes:
- the LOC113782618 gene encoding putative clathrin assembly protein At2g25430: MQRRIRQVFCSVKEHTSVNCAKIATIGGFCDLDHVVIKATSPEDLPFNEKYVHEIMKIFSISPTSYREFALCFTRRFSKTKCWRVALKSLVLLHRLLRSLPEDSPFRAELLWARSNRYISLYPCDFQDFSSSAAEDYTDFIRSYARLLDEAIDCSAIEITETDEDDMPDSFPDKMKELGRMIEVLTQLQSLIDRVMDCRPTGAAAKNFVVQSTMKNIIRDSFMCYTTFRKQIVVVLDNLIQLPYRSCAEAFDIYKKAAIQADDLSEFYNWSKSMGFCGAYEFPFVDRIPLIQIRALGAFLNGMWQLTESSSSPMSQLTSNVQSPSTSSISDDEADKHPIKINEISATTNKQVKLEEETMKKELQKDQEIGPLIQLDVENNVSWEALLEASLPSSCIDSRRNVFLPNGPGYGQQYGNLSANPGYADQMNGWQMQVYIPCVLPSSANPFIHTNSMPIYHVPFPANPTYPW, encoded by the coding sequence ATGCAACGGCGAATCAGGCAAGTTTTTTGCTCCGTAAAGGAGCATACTAGTGTGAACTGTGCCAAGATTGCCACCATTGGAGGCTTTTGTGATCTTGATCATGTGGTTATAAAAGCTACATCTCCTGAAGATTTACCATTCAATGAGAAATACGTTCATGAGATCATGAAGATTTTTTCCATCTCGCCTACTTCTTATCGGGAATTTGCTTTGTGCTTTACTCGTCGATTCAGCAAAACAAAATGCTGGCGAGTTGCACTGAAGTCCCTGGTTCTACTGCACCGTCTGCTGCGATCACTGCCTGAAGACAGCCCTTTTCGAGCAGAACTCTTGTGGGCTCGATCGAACAGATATATATCTCTTTACCCTTGTGATTTCCAGGATTTCTCCTCCTCTGCTGCAGAAGATTACACCGATTTTATACGATCATATGCTCGTCTTCTTGATGAAGCAATTGATTGTTCAGCAATTGAAATCACAGAAACAGATGAAGATGATATGCCAGATAGCTTTCCTGATAAAATGAAAGAACTTGGAAGGATGATTGAAGTCCTGACACAACTTCAAAGCCTCATCGATCGCGTCATGGATTGCCGGCCAACAGGGGCAGCTGCTAAAAACTTCGTTGTTCAATCCACCATGAAAAACATAATCCGTGATAGCTTTATGTGTTACACTACTTTTCGAAAACAGATCGTTGTGGTCTTAGACAATCTCATTCAGTTACCATATAGAAGTTGTGCTGAGGCATTTGACATCTACAAAAAAGCAGCTATTCAAGCAGATGATCTCAGTGAATTCTATAATTGGAGCAAATCTATGGGATTTTGCGGAGCATACGAGTTTCCCTTTGTTGATCGAATTCCACTGATTCAGATTCGAGCTCTAGGAGCTTTCCTTAATGGCATGTGGCAGTTAACAGAGTCGTCGTCTTCACCAATGTCTCAATTAACCTCAAACGTCCAGTCTCCCTCGACCTCGAGTATATCTGACGATGAAGCTGATAAACACCCAATCAAGATTAATGAGATCTCTGCAACGACAAATAAGCAAGTGAAACTCGAAGAAGAAACAATGAAGAAGGAATTGCAGAAAGATCAGGAGATAGGACCATTGATACAATTAGATGTTGAGAACAATGTCAGTTGGGAAGCCCTTTTGGAAGCTTCACTTCCTTCCTCATGCATTGATTCAAGACGCAATGTCTTCTTGCCAAATGGTCCTGGATATGGACAACAATATGGAAACCTTTCAGCAAACCCGGGGTATGCAGATCAGATGAACGGTTGGCAAATGCAAGTGTATATACCTTGTGTGCTGCCCTCTTCTGCAAATCCCTTTATCCATACCAATAGCATGCCTATCTATCACGTACCATTTCCAGCTAATCCTACATATCCATGGTGA